A window of Cyclopterus lumpus isolate fCycLum1 chromosome 14, fCycLum1.pri, whole genome shotgun sequence contains these coding sequences:
- the zfpl1 gene encoding zinc finger protein-like 1: MGLCKCPKRKVTNLFCFEHRVNVCEHCLVSNHNKCIVQSYLQWLQDSDYNPNCTLCNTLLNAQDTVRLVCYDVFHWSCLNNLASRLPIHTAPAGYQCPTCQGSLFPPSNLASPIADVLKEQLSSVNWARAGLGLPLIEEPVGVLEETTANDVTDYTDWSTFDAQESKIYPSHSYNTSLNPPPNPVPPPAQEDLGGPRKNEDPNMQEHAVVNFTNEATRDTITLHTASSPRKIYDTRDIGHSTVTQIDFDDDKYRRRPALSWFAQILKNRTGGKRTSLSWKQRVFMLLVVGVLGFFTLIIIMAKLGRASAGSDPNLDPLLNPNIRVGKN, from the exons ATGGGTCTCTGCAAGTGTCCTAAGAGAAAGGTGACCAATTTGTTCTGCTTTGAACatcgtgtgaatgtgtgcgagCATTGCCTAGTCTCCAACCACAACAAG TGTATCGTGCAGTCATATTTGCAATGGCTCCAGGACAGCGATTACAACCCCAACTGTACTCTGTGTAATACTCTACTGAATGCTCAAGACACCGTTAGGCTGGTCTGCTATG ATGTGTTTCACTGGTCCTGTCTTAATAACTTGGCCTCTCGGCTGCCAATCCATACGGCTCCAGCAGGATACCAGTGCCCCACCTGTCAGGGTTCATTGTTTCCCCCTTCCAACCTTGCCAGCCCAATTGCTGATGTGCTGAAAGAACAGCTGTCATCTGTTAACTGGGCTAGAGCAGGTTTAGGGCTGCCGCTG ATTGAAGAGCCCGTTGGGGTCCTTGAGGAGACCACAGCGAATGATGTCACTGATTATACTGACTGGTCGACATTTGACG CCCAAGAAAGTAAGATTTACCCCAGCCACTCTTACAACACCAGCCTCAACCCACCACCAAATCCTGTCCCACCTCCAGCACAGGAAGACCTCGGAGGACCTCGTAAAAATGAGGACCCAAATATGCAGGAGCATGCTGTGGTCAACTTCACTAATGAAGCTACCCGGGACACAATTACACTACACACAG CATCATCGCCAAGAAAGATCTACGACACTCGGGACATCGGCCACAGCACTGTCACACAGATTGACTTTGACGATGACAAGTACCGACGGCGCCCAGCGTTAAGTTGGTTTGCTCAAATTCTCAA AAATCGCACAGGTGGAAAGCGGACTTCTCTGTCCTGGAAGCAGCGGGTCTTCATGCTCCTCGTGGTAGGAGTTCTGGGATTCTTCACGTTGATAATCATCATGGCCAAACTCGGCCGTGCCTCCGCGGGCTCCGACCCAAATTTAGATCCTCTTCTTAACCCCAACATTCGTGTGGGGAAAAACTGA